From the Ipomoea triloba cultivar NCNSP0323 chromosome 8, ASM357664v1 genome, the window GATCAAGTTGCCTCCACAACCAATTCAAGAACTTTTTTTCGGCAACGGTGAGATGTCAAAACAATCCTTACACAATATTAGGATTTACAACAATATGTTCTGCTTCACGTCTATGGGTGGAAGGATTGACAACAACGTTAACAAGGGTGTTGGGCCTCCTATTTTCCGTTTGAATGGGCAAAATTATCATTTGATGGGCAGCCTACTTCCCAAAGAAGGCGTCGCACCACACTTTGCAcaattgtacatttatgataCTGCTAATGAGCTACAAAATCGTATCAATGCAGTTAGGTACttaatatttctattttattaaacaTCGTTACATTTTCATCTATAATCGTTTTGACACTTATTTAAAACGCTTCTAATGTTGTTTTGTATTTGTTGTAGGGGATGTGGTGAGCAAACTGACATTCATGTTGATATAGTCAAGGTCATTAAAGAGGAGTTGGATAAGCACAATGTTTTAGTCAAGTCTTTTCGCATTGCAAAAACAGAAATTGAAAGGAATCCACGTGTAGAGGTTAGGATTAAATTGCTTGGAAAGCGTAAACAAGATGCAAAGAGTTACAATTTACCTGAAGTGTCTGAAGTGGCCGCATTAATTGTTGGAGATGTTGATACAAACATGAGGGAGCGTGACATTTTAGTAGAAACTCATAGTGGTCAATTGCAAAGGATTAGTGAATTGAATCCATCTTATTTACCACTTCAGAACCCATTACTCTTTCCTTATGGTGAAGATGGCTACCGGGAAGATATTTACCATAAAGAAAACGGCAACAACTGGTGGAAGGCAAAGGATTAGCCCAAGAGAGTTCTTTTGTTACCAGATTCATTCTAGAAGTTCAGAGCTCTCTACCTTATTGCATGCAAAGCGCTTATTCCAACAATTTCTTGTGGATGGCTATACAATGGTTGAAGCAGGCCGCCTCATTTATATTAGAACACACCAAAAAAGCTTACGATGTAAAGTTATGGTAGTTTAACTGATGCTTTGACACGTGGAGAGGTTGATCCTTCAACACAAGGTAGAAGAATTATCTTACCTTCAAGTTTTACTGGCGGGGCGAGGTATATGATACAGAATTATCAAGATGCTATGACCATATGTAGATGGATTGGTTATCCAAATCTTTTTATTACATTCACTTGCAACCCTAAATGGCCAGAGGTTCAAAGGTTCCTAAAGAACAATAACTTGAAACCTGTTGACCGCCCTGACGTGATATGTAGAATTTTCAAGATCAAGTTGGATGCTTTGATCACCGACTATCGGAAAAACAAATTATTCGGACAAGTTGTTGGAGGTAATtcttattactttttaattgttagcctcttttttttttatgtgtataataatttataattcatttttgTCATGTCACAGTCATATATACCATTGAGTTTCAGAAGAGAGGTCTCCCTCATGCACACATTTTACTATTCCTAGACAAGTTTCAGTATGAAGAACGACTTCGATCTCTAGATTCTATAATTTCAGCAGAAATACCAGACAAAAGTAGCGATCCAGCCTATTTCAATGCAGTTGAGGAATTTATGATCCATGGCCCATGTGGAGCATCAAGAAAGTCTTCTCCCTGTATGGTTAATGGCAGTTGTTCTAAACATTTCCCGAAGAAATTTGTTAATTCTTCAACATTTGATGAGGATGGCTACCCTATCTATACAAGGAGAGATAATGGTAGGACCATTATGAAAAACGGGATTACATTAGACAACAGGTATGTGGTACCGCACAATAGACATTTATTGTTGAAGTACAAAGCTCATATCAATGTAGAATGGTGCAATCAATCCCTGTCAATCAAGTACCTGTTCAAATATGTCAATAAGGGGCATGATCATGTTACAGCTGAATTCTACAAAACAAGTGATGAAGAAGAAAGTACAAAGGTTATTGATGAAATTAATATGTTCTACGATTGTAGATACATATCCCCATGTGAAGCTTCTTGGAGACTGTTTAGCTTTGATATACAGTTAAGGTCTCCTTCTGTTGAGCGCCTAAGTTTCCATCTACCCAATCAAcaaagtgttatatttgaagatgatgatgctGTTGATAATATAGTAAATCGACCAACCATTGCACAAAGCATGTTTATGGAGTGGTTTGAAGCTAATAAGAATTTTGTACATTCTAGGAAGTTGACTTATGCTGAAATGCCAACAAAATTTGTTTGGAAGAAAGATGTTAAGAAATGGCAACCAAGGCAAAGAGGTTTTGCAATAGGTCGTATTTTCTATGTACCACCTGGTACGGGAGAAATTTTCTACTTGAGATGTTTGTTGAATCAAGTTCGAGGTCCAACCTGTTTTGCAGATATAAGGACCGTTGATGGAGTAGAGTTCATGAATTTTCGAGATGCATGTTATGCTCGAGGCTTAGTTGATGATGATAAAGAATATGTAGATGCAATTGAAGAAGCAAGTGAATGGGCATCAGCATCTAATCTAAGGAGATTGTTTGTGACATTGTTAATGACTAACTCAATTGGAAAACCAGAGATTGTTTGGGAAACAATTTGGGAGCATTTGTCAGAAGATGCCGAATATTATATAAGAAAGACGCTGCAAAAACCAGGTATTGTAATCACTTCTTTTATATCATTTTCAATATCCAAGTTCACAAAacataatgaataaaataatttttactaataaaactTCAAATTCGCAGATTTGGTGCTAAACAATAGCGACATACAAAATTTTGCCTTGATGGAGATTGAGAAGATCTTAACTGCTATGGGTAAGAGTTTGAGTGACTTTGCTCCTATGCCAACACCAAATATTGACATGTACTCAGTGGCAACAAATCGTTTGATACAAGAGGAATTGGCATATGATTGCGATAGTATGAAGTTTGAGAACCAGTTGCTGGTTAAACAGCTGACTAGAGAGCAAAGGGAGATATATGATGAGATTATTGATGATATCGAGAAGAGCAGTGGAGGGTTGTTCTTTGTTTATGGTTATGGTGGAACTGGAAAGACTTTTTTTGTGGAATGCATTGTCTTCTGGTTTAAGGTCTAAGGGTGAGATTGTATTAAATGTTGCTTCAAGCGGCATAGCATCTCTTTTATTACCAGGTGGGCGAACTGCGCATTTGAGGTTTGCTATACCTATTTCGATTCATGAAGATTCAACCTACAACATAAGTCAAGGTACTCCTTTAGCAGAGTTAATTATTCGTTGTAAATTGAtcatatgggatgaagcacctatgatgcacaaacattgttttgaagCTTTAGATAGAACTATGAGAGATTTATTAAGGTGCAAGAATCCAAATAGTTTAGATACGACATTTGGtgggaaaaatgttattttgggGGGAGATTTCAGACAAATATTACCAGTAATACCCAAGGGAACAAGGCAAGACATTGTTGCTGCAAGTATAAATTCTTCATATCTATGGAGATCATGTAAAGTGTTTAGGCTAACTCAAAACCTACGCCTAAGACAAATACAGTCAGATTTTGAAGCTCAACAGGTTGAAGAATTTGCAAAATGGATAGCTCAAATTGGTGATGGAGTTCTTGGTAATTCCAGAGACGTAGACTTTGAAATCACCATTCCAGATCAGTTTTCACTCAAAAGTAATGGTGACCCAATTGCTACAATTGCTGAAAGTACTTTCCCTAGATTTCGAAGTGGTCACAATGATATTACAGATCTACAGAATAGTGCTATTTTGGCTCCAACTCTTGACGTTGTGGATAGCATCAATCAATACATGAATGATCATAATTCCGGTGAAGGTAAGACTTATCTAAGCTGTGACTCTGTATGCAAGTCAAACTCTAATGGAGATATGTTATCAAATTTGCACACTCCTGAGTTTTTAAATGGTCTGCGTTGTTCTGGAGTACCAAACCATTCACTTACTTTAAAAGTTGGGTCACCAGTTATGCTTTTGAGAAATATTGACTACAGTTTAGGATTGTGTAATGGCACGAGACTTATTCTTACAAGATTGGCAAATCATGTGTTGGAAGGACAGATCATGTGTGGAACGAATGCAGGAACAAAGGTTTTAATTCCCAGGATGTCGTTAACACCTTCAGATATCAGATTgccatttaaatttcaaaggaaACAATTCCTGTTGATGCTATCTTATGCGATGACAATAAATAAGAGTCAATGACAAACACTTAGAAACGTGGGTTTGTTATTGAAGAAGCCGGTGTTCAACCATGGTCAAATGTACGTAGCAGTCTCCAGAGTAAGCAGTCCAAGAGGattaaaaattttggttaatggTGAAGATGTACCATTCCAGAATACAACTACAAATGTTGTgtataaagaaatttttaataatgtctAAATAAAGTTCAGTTTTTTTTCCGTTCACAAATTGTTTTCATTCTTTTAGTCAAAAATTTAGTACAAATTTCTTAAACCATATTCcatttattacatatatatattgccgtGCATCGCATGGGTGCAACTActagttatttttaataaaataatatgtatatgtttaatttcgtttaattatatctgtaatatgtgtatgtttaattttctttaattatgttcgtaatatgtgtaccattaattttcttaattgattagataaaatctatattacgaaaagtattttaaaaagttaataaaagtataatgtgtgaattaatttcttaattaccataaaagtaactattagcatataattttatatgtgtaataatatgtgaattggaataatttgtataattaataattgtatggacgtaataatatgtgaattaacGTAATAATTTgtgtttgaaataattatcatagttttttaatctcctttaattatgaacgtaatatttgtattatcaatttccttaacttattagataaaatttatattacaaaaagtattaattccttaattgccataatttttaagattttattcaaaagtaatcaaagaaAGTGCACGTGTAAttgatattttatgataataaatttagatgttaaatacggTTGGTAATTACCAtagattatttagatggtaaatagtatggtaattacctacatagattaccataataaacTGAGTAACATATTAATCAGTATTATAAAAAAGAGAGGAAGCCTTTTAGgtaagatatattaggaaaaagtatcaattaattaaaatatgataggaaaattatattagagaaattatattaggaaattgattagctagtatcaATTCTGCTAATAATTTTTCCTAatcctatatttataattaccattataaacggatttaattgaaaaatttaactAGAACTTATATTAATAGTTTTGGATTATCATCCTGCCCTCTCTCAACACCAAGGGACACGATCAACGACGCCAGGTGGAGGCAATGCAGGTAAGTCTCAGACCATGTATAAGTCTTGCCGTTGTAGACGACGGATTGGAAGTATAGTCGccatcactgttgcaaaaatctccaCCTAGGTCGCCTAGGCACCGCATAGGCGCCCCTAAATCGAGACGAATTGCTCACTAGGCGTctgcctaggtggccggccgcctagcgcctaactcaaCCGACTTGGCCGAGTTGGCAACTGACTCGGCCGAATTTGGCGGAGTTAACTCACCCAACTCGGCagttaatatttttgaaaagtctattcatccccccctagacttttcccaccctatcgaGACCAATTGTTAGATAAAACCTTTTATGTTCCTAGTTTCTCTAGGAATTTAATTTCAGTTTCAAGACTTGTACCATTCggattcaaatttgaatttaatgccaagtatttcaagttattttATAAATCTACTTGTGTTGGTAATGGTACATTGTCTAATGGTCTCTATCGTCTTAACTTAAAGGATTATTTAGTTCACAATTCTTTACATGTTTAAAATGGCACCAAACGGTGTAGTATTAATGAAAATTCCCCAATGTTATGACACTGGAGATTAGGTCATATCTCCCTTGAAAGAATTAAAAGATTGGTAAAGGATGGAGTACTTTCTACTCTAGACTATACCGATTTTGAGACTTGTGTTGATTGCATTAAAGGTAAGCAGACAAACATGTCAAAAAAAGGTGTCAATAAAAGTTCAAGACATATGTTGGCCTGACATGGACATGCCTGGtcaaaaatatttcattaacttcattgatgatttctttagatttacctatgtgtatttacttcataataaacatgaagcattggatgtctttaaattatttaaggctgaagttgaaaaccaatgtaacaagcaaatacaaatagttagaTCTGATAGGGGTGGTGAATACTATGGTAGATATACTAAAAATGGACAAGCACTAGGTCTCTTTTCCAAGTTTCTTCAAGAGCATGAGATTGTTGCCCAATACACCATGCTTGGGTCTCCGGACCAAAACGGTGTTGTTGAAAGAAGAAATCGGACCCTTCTAAATATGGTGCGGAGTATGCAAAGCAACTCTACACTTCCAAAATCGTTGCGGGGTGAAGCACTTAACATGGCTACGTTATATTAAACTGTGTTCCAACCAAGGTTGTCCCTAAGACACCATTTGAGTTATTCAAATGTTAGAAACCGAGTTTGCAATatatgcgtgtttggggatgTCCGTATGAGGTGAGGATATATAACCCGCACGAAAAGAAGCTTGACCCAAGGGCTattagtgctttctttattggatatttACAATCTTCTACGGGTTATAGGTTTTATTGTTTATCTCATACTACTAGGATAATGGAATCAAGgaatgctaagtttcttgatGATGACTTGATCAGTGTGAGAGTTCGATTTAAGGACCTGGTTCCTTCATTAGATCATAATGGCTCTCAACCTTCTACGTCATCCAATGGGGTTGTAATTATATGCAATGCTC encodes:
- the LOC116026990 gene encoding uncharacterized protein LOC116026990, whose protein sequence is MIQNYQDAMTICRWIGYPNLFITFTCNPKWPEVQRFLKNNNLKPVDRPDVICRIFKIKLDALITDYRKNKLFGQVVGVIYTIEFQKRGLPHAHILLFLDKFQYEERLRSLDSIISAEIPDKSSDPAYFNAVEEFMIHGPCGASRKSSPCMVNGSCSKHFPKKFVNSSTFDEDGYPIYTRRDNGRTIMKNGITLDNRYVVPHNRHLLLKYKAHINVEWCNQSLSIKYLFKYVNKGHDHVTAEFYKTSDEEESTKVIDEINMFYDCRYISPCEASWRLFSFDIQLRSPSVERLSFHLPNQQSVIFEDDDAVDNIVNRPTIAQSMFMEWFEANKNFVHSRKLTYAEMPTKFVWKKDVKKWQPRQRGFAIGRIFYVPPGTGEIFYLRCLLNQVRGPTCFADIRTVDGVEFMNFRDACYARGLVDDDKEYVDAIEEASEWASASNLRRLFVTLLMTNSIGKPEIVWETIWEHLSEDAEYYIRKTLQKPDLVLNNSDIQNFALMEIEKILTAMGKSLSDFAPMPTPNIDMYSVATNRLIQEELAYDCDSMKFENQLLVKQLTREQREIYDEIIDDIEKSSGGLFFVYGGRTAHLRFAIPISIHEDSTYNISQGTPLAELIIRCKLIIWDEAPMMHKHCFEALDRTMRDLLRCKNPNSLDTTFGGKNVILGGDFRQILPVIPKGTRQDIVAASINSSYLWRSCKVFRLTQNLRLRQIQSDFEAQQVEEFAKWIAQIGDGVLGNSRDVDFEITIPDQFSLKSNGDPIATIAESTFPRFRSGHNDITDLQNSAILAPTLDVVDSINQYMNDHNSGEGKTYLSCDSVCKSNSNGDMLSNLHTPEFLNGLRCSGVPNHSLTLKVGSPVMLLRNIDYSLGLCNGTRLILTRLANHVLEGQIMCGTNAGTKVLIPRMSLTPSDIRLPFKFQRKQFLLMLSYAMTINKSQ